One Coprobacter fastidiosus genomic window, GTTCCTGAAAATCTGAAAAGTAAACAGATATATTCTTTGGACATGGGAGCTTTGGTTGCTGGAGCTAAATATAAAGGCGAGTTTGAAGAACGACTCAAAGCTGTTGTTAATGAGGTGACTCAGGCTGAAGGAGAGATTATTCTTTTTATAGATGAAATACATACTTTAGTCGGTGCGGGAAAAGGTGAGGGGGCAATGGATGCCGCCAATATCTTAAAACCTGCATTGGCAAGAGGAGAACTTCGTTCGATCGGAGCTACTACTTTAGATGAGTATCAGAAATATTTTGAAAAAGATAAGGCTCTTGAACGTCGTTTCCAAATTGTTATGGTCGATGAACCTGATGAATTGAGTACGATTTCGATTTTGAGAGGTTTAAAAGAACGGTATGAAAATCACCACAAAGTGCGTATTAAAGATGATGCGATCATTGCTGCCGTACAACTGTCCGAACGATATATTACAGATCGGTTTTTACCGGATAAGGCAATCGATTTAATGGATGAAGCTGCCGCCAAGCTGCGTCTTGAGGTAGATTCTGTTCCTGAGGCTTTGGATGAGATTTCTCGTCGTATCAAACAGTTGGAAATCGAACGGGAGGCGATCAAAAGAGAAAATGATAAAGATAAGCTGAAAACGTTGAATGAGGAAATTGCCAATTTGAAAGAGGAAGAAACGAAATTTAAAGCTAAGTGGGAATCCGAAAAGGAATTGGTCAATAAAATTCAGCAAAACAAAATCGATATAGAGAACCTTAAGTTTGAGGCCGACCGTGCGGAGAGAGAGGGCGATTATGAAAAAGTCGCTGAAATACGGTATGCAAAGATTACGGCCAAAGAACAAGAAATAAAAGATGTTCAGGAAAAACTGAAGACTTTGCAAGGCGGAGCTGCCATGATCAAGGAAGAGGTGGATGCGGAAGATATTGCCGATGTCGTTTCCAGATGGACGGGAATTCCTGTCAGCAAGATGATGCAGAGTGAAAAAGAAAAACTGCTTCATCTGGAAGAAGAACTTCATAAACGTGTAGTCGGGCAGGAAGAAGCAATACAGGCTGTTTCGGATGCAGTTCGTCGTAGTCGTGCGGGACTGAGTGATCCGCGTCGTCCGATAGGCTCATTTATTTTCTTGGGAACTACGGGTGTCGGAAAAACAGAGTTGGCAAAAGCTTTGGCGGAATATTTGTTTGACGATGAAAATATGATGACCCGTATCGATATGAGTGAGTATCAAGACAAATTCAGTGTGACCCGTCTTATCGGATCGCCTCCCGGATATGTCGGATATGAAGAAGGCGGGCAGTTGACCGAAGCGATACGGCGTAAACCGTACTCGGTAGTGTTGTTCGACGAAATAGAAAAGGCTCATCCCGATATTTTCAATATTTTATTGCAAGTGTTGGATGACGGACGTTTGACCGATAATAAGGGGCGTTTGGTGAATTTCAAGAATACGATTATCATCATGACTTCCAATATGGGATCAAGTCTTATTCGGGAGAATTTCGAGAAAATTACACCCGAAAATAAAGATGAAATTACAGAAATGACCAAACGTCAGGTTTTGGATTTGTTGAAGCAGTCTATACGTCCTGAGTTCCTGAATCGTATCGACGAAACGATTATGTTTACTCCTCTTAATGAAAAAGAGATCGAACAGATTGTTGCAATGCAACTTAAAGGAATTGAGAAATTGTTGGCTTCGAATGGTGTGAAACTGGATATTACACCGGCAGCTTTGGCATTTGTCGCTAAAGAAGGTTATGATCCGCAATTCGGTGCTCGTCCCGTAAAACGTATCATTCACCGATATATATTGAATCAATTGTCAAAAGATTTATTGGCTCAGAAAGTAGATAAAAGCAAACCCATAGTTATCGATGCTGATGAAAACGGGTTGGTATTTAGAAATTAATTGATATTTCTATAATAGAGGGGGAATTTTACTATTAAAAAGTAAAGTTCCCCTTTTTTTGTTTGTGAGTCTTGGATTTTGATTTAAAATTGATCTTTTTTGAAATATTTCTATTCCTTTTCTTTTCCCCCTTTCATTTACATTTGCATTTTAAAAAATCATAGATTTGTATATCTAATACTGGTTGTATGAGAAATATATTTTTGAGTTTATTGTTTGGAATTGTGTGCAATCTCTTTGTGATAGAGGCAAAGAATAGTTTAGTCAGTGATTTTGTGGTGTCAAGAGAGGAAAACCCAAAGAATACAGTTTATAGATACGAGGTTTGCCATGAAGATAAATTTAATGTAAATGATGAAATTCGAAAAGGTGAAATGCCTCGATCTGGCTTTGAAGTTGGGAAAGGTACTTTCCTATTGAACGGTAAGCCTTTTATCATAAAAGCGGCAGAATTACATTACCCTCGCATACCGAAACCATATTGGGAACAGCGCATCAAGCTTTGTAAAGCTCTTGGTATGAATACGATATGTCTCTATGTGTTTTGGAATTTGCATGAGCCTCGACCGGGAGAGTTTGATTTTACCGGGCAAAATGATTTGGCTGCATTTTGTAGGCTGTGTCAGCAAAATGATATGTATGTCATTTTACGTCCGGGTCCGTATGTCTGTGCCGAGTGGGAGATGGGCGGATTACCTTGGTGGTTACTTAAGAAAAAAGATATACGCCTGAGAGAAGCAGATCCGTATTTTATAGAACGTGTAAATATATTTGAACAGGAAGTTGCACGACAAGTTGGCGGATTGACCATTCAGAATGGAGGACCTATCATTATGGTCCAGGTAGAAAATGAATACGGGTCTTACGGAGAAAGTAAAGAATATGTATCTCTGATACGTGATATTGTACGTACTAATTTTGGAGATGTAACATTATTTCAGTGTGACTGGGCATCAAATTTTACCAAAAATGCTTTGCCGGATTTACTTTGGACTATAAATTTCGGCACGGGTGCTAATATCGATCAGCAATTTGCAGGATTGAAAAAGCTTCGTCCCGATAGCCCGTTGATGTGCAGTGAGTTTTGGAGTGGTTGGTTCGATAAATGGGGTGCTAACCATGAAACCCGACCGGCTTCGGACATGATAGCTGGTATTGATGAGATGCTGTCGAAAGGCATTTCGTTTAGTCTCTATATGACCCACGGGGGAACTAATTGGGGGCATTGGGCAGGAGCAAACTCTCCGGGATTTGCCCCTGATGTTACTTCTTATGATTATGATGCCCCTATTAGCGAATCGGGGCAAACTACACCCAAATATTGGGCGTTACGGAAAACATTGGGAAAATATATGAATGGGGAGAAACAGACGAAAGTGCCGGATATGATCAAATCTGTTAGTATTCCTGCTTTTCAATTTACAGAAGTCGCTCCGTTATTTGCAAATTTACCGATATCCAAAAAAGATAAAAACATTCGCACTATGGAAGAGTATGATCAAGGATTCGGTACGATTCTTTATCGTACGATTTTACCGGAAATAACCTCTTCAGCACAACTTACGGTAAATGAGGCGCACGATTATGCACAGATCTTTGTCAATGGTAAATATATAGGAAAGCTGGATCGCCGTAACGGAGAAAAACAACTTACTTTACCAGCATGTCCGAAAGGAGCACAGCTTGATATTCTTGTAGAGGCTATGGGACGTATTAATTTCGGACGAGCAATTAAAGATTATAAAGGTATTACGAAAAATGTGGAGCTTTCTATAAATATAGATGGGTATCCTTTTACTTGCGATTTAAAGAATTGGGAAGTTTT contains:
- the clpB gene encoding ATP-dependent chaperone ClpB, which encodes MNFNNFTIKSQEAVQKAVEITSANGQQAIEPVHLLKGVVDVGESLVNYIFQKLGVNVNLLKTAVDREIASLPKVSGGEPYLSREANAVLQKASDYSSKMGDQFVALESILMALLQTKSSASSFMKDAGINEKELGAAIDELRKGQSVKDASAEDTYNALSKYAINLNERARTGKLDPVIGRDDEIRRVLQILSRRTKNNPILIGEPGTGKTAIAEGLAHRIVRGDVPENLKSKQIYSLDMGALVAGAKYKGEFEERLKAVVNEVTQAEGEIILFIDEIHTLVGAGKGEGAMDAANILKPALARGELRSIGATTLDEYQKYFEKDKALERRFQIVMVDEPDELSTISILRGLKERYENHHKVRIKDDAIIAAVQLSERYITDRFLPDKAIDLMDEAAAKLRLEVDSVPEALDEISRRIKQLEIEREAIKRENDKDKLKTLNEEIANLKEEETKFKAKWESEKELVNKIQQNKIDIENLKFEADRAEREGDYEKVAEIRYAKITAKEQEIKDVQEKLKTLQGGAAMIKEEVDAEDIADVVSRWTGIPVSKMMQSEKEKLLHLEEELHKRVVGQEEAIQAVSDAVRRSRAGLSDPRRPIGSFIFLGTTGVGKTELAKALAEYLFDDENMMTRIDMSEYQDKFSVTRLIGSPPGYVGYEEGGQLTEAIRRKPYSVVLFDEIEKAHPDIFNILLQVLDDGRLTDNKGRLVNFKNTIIIMTSNMGSSLIRENFEKITPENKDEITEMTKRQVLDLLKQSIRPEFLNRIDETIMFTPLNEKEIEQIVAMQLKGIEKLLASNGVKLDITPAALAFVAKEGYDPQFGARPVKRIIHRYILNQLSKDLLAQKVDKSKPIVIDADENGLVFRN
- a CDS encoding beta-galactosidase, coding for MRNIFLSLLFGIVCNLFVIEAKNSLVSDFVVSREENPKNTVYRYEVCHEDKFNVNDEIRKGEMPRSGFEVGKGTFLLNGKPFIIKAAELHYPRIPKPYWEQRIKLCKALGMNTICLYVFWNLHEPRPGEFDFTGQNDLAAFCRLCQQNDMYVILRPGPYVCAEWEMGGLPWWLLKKKDIRLREADPYFIERVNIFEQEVARQVGGLTIQNGGPIIMVQVENEYGSYGESKEYVSLIRDIVRTNFGDVTLFQCDWASNFTKNALPDLLWTINFGTGANIDQQFAGLKKLRPDSPLMCSEFWSGWFDKWGANHETRPASDMIAGIDEMLSKGISFSLYMTHGGTNWGHWAGANSPGFAPDVTSYDYDAPISESGQTTPKYWALRKTLGKYMNGEKQTKVPDMIKSVSIPAFQFTEVAPLFANLPISKKDKNIRTMEEYDQGFGTILYRTILPEITSSAQLTVNEAHDYAQIFVNGKYIGKLDRRNGEKQLTLPACPKGAQLDILVEAMGRINFGRAIKDYKGITKNVELSINIDGYPFTCDLKNWEVFNIEDSYEFYKKMKFHPIRSLKDKYGQRIPGCYRATFQVKKPGDTFLNFETWGKGLVYVNGYALGRIWEIGPQQTLYVPGCWLKKGENEILVFDIIGPKDAKSEGLDKPLLDQLLVQKPLTHRKKGENLNLSNESPVFSGCFKSGNGWQEIKFDKPVTGRYICLEALNAQDGKELACIAEMHVLTENGERLSREPWIVTYADSEDVSHVNRSADKIFDLQESTYWSTVAGIDYPHSVVIDLGAVYTLTGIQYLPRMESEVPGGIRDFKIYVKPHPFKL